A portion of the Krasilnikovia cinnamomea genome contains these proteins:
- a CDS encoding non-ribosomal peptide synthetase, which translates to MALFEFPASYAQRRMWLLDRLDPGQANYVIGWAIWLDGPLDEAALARAWDAALQRHEALRTTVRDDAGEPVQVIDEDTAAARLRVEDADPQTARDRIRALAATPFDLAAGPLARAVLLRLGARRHVLAVVVHHIVADGWTLRQLFQELVADYAADGAVTPEPPLQYADFTQWQFEHADAGGFADDERFWTAELAGAPAELTLPVERPYPARQRFAADEVAFTVDEQTADRLRSLARERSGTLFAVVAAAYATVLARLGAAEELLIGVPVSARTRAETETVAGLFVNTVAVRVDLRGDPGLATLVDRVHTATTRALAHQEVPFARVVELCRPERSHTRLPLVQVLCAVEDPWPATATGGLCWQPELIPNGTGKFELELTVTDGPGVLTGRLNYLTDLFGPDGARRIADAIRLTLEQLARDSAVRVSDVDLLTPATRDLVTVAWPAGTRPAPADTTATELLAPACTGDLRDTVERIAAALRERGSAVQDTVAILLPRSAWALAALLGVWWTGGAYLPLDPAAPVERLRGMLTDAGVRTLITHRDLLTSDLEAEHVLDLADLADFAGRTEPVAVPPTAAAYELFTSGTTGRPKAVTVTQGAVGALLLALRDLLPIRPGDRMAILATLAFDISVVEQLMPMLTGATRVVVPDDIAVDGQLLRRMLEADEVTVVQATPTTWRMLAAAGGVPDTVRVRVTGGEAIARDLATALMEGPEVALCNLYGPTETTVYCTGAVVTDRTGPLDVGVAFPGSRAYVLDEQLRPVPPMVTGEIYLGGACLARGYRGAPGLTAEKFLPDPFTPGERLYRSGDLGRWRPDGRLEILGRADRQLKVRGFRVESAEIEAVLRRHPGVVDALVTASGGPSGDLRLAAYLVVRDGAGDPPDGLLEHLHRFLPGYMIPAAFVTVPELPRTERGKVDPSSLPEPQWGAAGRAEGPGRAAETPVERELTAMVGELLGLSGPVGVDDNFFVLGGHSFTAAQLMARLRARYGVELPVRALFDNPTMAALAKAVEVPTGDDFLDVLTDADVEELLR; encoded by the coding sequence ATGGCGTTGTTCGAATTCCCGGCCTCCTACGCGCAGCGGCGCATGTGGCTGCTCGACCGGCTCGACCCGGGCCAGGCCAACTACGTCATCGGCTGGGCGATATGGCTCGACGGCCCGCTCGACGAAGCCGCCCTCGCCCGTGCCTGGGACGCTGCCCTGCAGCGGCACGAGGCGCTGCGCACGACCGTGCGAGACGACGCCGGGGAGCCCGTCCAGGTCATCGACGAGGACACCGCCGCCGCCCGGCTTCGCGTCGAGGATGCCGACCCGCAGACCGCCCGCGACCGGATCCGGGCGCTCGCCGCGACGCCGTTCGACCTGGCCGCCGGGCCACTCGCCCGGGCCGTGCTGCTGCGCCTGGGCGCCCGGCGGCACGTGCTGGCCGTCGTCGTGCACCACATCGTCGCCGACGGCTGGACGTTGCGGCAGCTGTTCCAGGAGCTGGTCGCCGACTATGCGGCCGACGGGGCCGTGACGCCGGAGCCGCCGCTGCAGTACGCCGACTTCACCCAGTGGCAGTTCGAGCACGCCGATGCCGGCGGGTTCGCCGACGACGAACGGTTCTGGACCGCCGAGCTGGCCGGCGCGCCCGCCGAGCTGACGCTGCCCGTCGAACGGCCCTACCCGGCCAGGCAGCGCTTCGCCGCCGACGAGGTCGCGTTCACCGTTGACGAGCAGACCGCCGACCGGCTCCGGTCGCTGGCCCGGGAACGGTCCGGCACGCTGTTCGCCGTGGTGGCCGCCGCCTACGCCACCGTCCTGGCCCGCCTCGGCGCCGCCGAGGAGTTGCTCATCGGCGTACCGGTCTCGGCCCGCACCCGCGCCGAGACCGAGACGGTCGCCGGCCTGTTCGTCAACACCGTCGCCGTCCGGGTCGACCTGCGCGGCGACCCCGGCCTGGCCACGCTCGTCGACCGGGTGCACACCGCCACCACGCGGGCCCTGGCTCACCAGGAGGTGCCGTTCGCGCGGGTGGTGGAGCTGTGCCGCCCGGAGCGCAGCCACACCCGGCTGCCCCTGGTGCAGGTGCTCTGCGCCGTGGAGGACCCGTGGCCGGCCACGGCCACCGGTGGGCTGTGCTGGCAGCCGGAGCTCATTCCGAACGGCACCGGCAAGTTCGAGCTGGAGCTGACCGTCACCGACGGCCCGGGCGTGCTGACCGGGCGGCTGAACTACCTCACCGACCTGTTCGGCCCCGACGGCGCCCGGCGGATCGCCGACGCGATCCGGCTCACCCTGGAGCAGCTGGCCCGGGACAGCGCCGTACGCGTGTCCGATGTGGACCTTCTTACCCCGGCGACCCGTGACCTCGTGACCGTGGCATGGCCAGCCGGCACCCGGCCCGCGCCCGCCGACACCACCGCCACCGAGCTGCTGGCGCCGGCGTGCACCGGCGACCTGCGGGACACCGTCGAGCGAATCGCCGCCGCGCTGCGTGAGCGGGGCTCCGCCGTGCAGGACACCGTGGCGATCCTGCTGCCCCGCTCGGCCTGGGCGTTGGCGGCGTTGCTCGGCGTGTGGTGGACCGGCGGGGCCTATCTGCCGCTCGACCCGGCCGCCCCGGTCGAGCGGCTGCGCGGCATGCTTACCGACGCCGGCGTCCGGACGCTCATCACCCACCGGGATCTGCTCACGTCCGACCTCGAGGCAGAACACGTGCTCGACCTGGCAGACCTGGCCGACTTCGCGGGACGAACCGAGCCGGTGGCGGTACCGCCGACCGCCGCGGCTTACGAGCTGTTCACCTCCGGCACCACCGGGCGGCCCAAGGCGGTCACCGTCACCCAGGGGGCGGTCGGCGCGCTGCTGCTCGCGCTGCGTGACCTGCTGCCGATCCGGCCCGGCGACCGGATGGCCATCCTGGCCACGCTCGCCTTCGACATCTCCGTGGTCGAGCAGCTGATGCCCATGCTGACCGGCGCCACGCGCGTCGTCGTGCCCGACGACATCGCGGTAGACGGACAGCTGCTGCGCCGCATGCTCGAAGCCGACGAGGTCACGGTCGTGCAGGCCACCCCGACGACCTGGCGCATGCTGGCCGCCGCCGGCGGCGTGCCGGACACGGTGCGGGTGCGGGTCACGGGCGGCGAAGCGATCGCCCGTGACCTGGCCACCGCCCTGATGGAGGGGCCGGAGGTCGCGCTGTGCAACCTTTACGGGCCGACCGAGACGACCGTCTACTGCACCGGCGCCGTCGTCACCGACCGCACCGGGCCGCTCGACGTCGGCGTGGCGTTCCCCGGCAGCCGCGCCTACGTCCTCGACGAGCAGCTGCGGCCCGTCCCACCGATGGTCACCGGCGAGATCTACCTCGGCGGCGCCTGCCTTGCCCGCGGTTACCGCGGGGCGCCCGGCCTCACGGCGGAGAAGTTCCTGCCCGACCCGTTCACTCCGGGCGAGCGGCTGTACCGCTCCGGCGACCTGGGCCGCTGGCGCCCGGACGGACGGCTGGAGATCCTCGGCCGCGCCGATCGGCAGCTCAAGGTGCGCGGCTTCCGGGTCGAGTCAGCCGAGATCGAGGCGGTGCTGCGCCGCCACCCCGGTGTCGTCGACGCCCTCGTCACCGCGAGCGGTGGCCCGAGCGGCGACCTGCGCCTCGCCGCCTACCTGGTCGTGCGGGACGGCGCGGGTGACCCGCCGGACGGTCTGCTGGAACACCTGCACCGGTTCCTGCCCGGGTACATGATCCCGGCCGCGTTCGTGACGGTCCCGGAGCTGCCGCGCACCGAGCGGGGCAAGGTCGACCCGAGCTCGCTGCCCGAGCCGCAGTGGGGTGCCGCAGGCCGGGCCGAAGGGCCGGGCCGGGCCGCTGAGACCCCGGTCGAGCGGGAGCTGACCGCGATGGTCGGTGAGCTGCTGGGCCTGTCCGGCCCGGTCGGCGTCGACGACAACTTCTTCGTCCTCGGCGGGCACTCCTTCACCGCTGCGCAGCTGATGGCCCGCCTCCGTGCCCGCTATGGCGTCGAGCTGCCGGTGCGGGCACTGTTCGACAACCCGACGATGGCCGCCCTGGCGAAAGCCGTCGAGGTGCCGACGGGGGACGACTTCCTCGACGTGCTCACCGATGCCGACGTCGAGGAACTGCTGCGATGA